A single genomic interval of Melopsittacus undulatus isolate bMelUnd1 unplaced genomic scaffold, bMelUnd1.mat.Z mat_scaffold_811_arrow_ctg1, whole genome shotgun sequence harbors:
- the LOC101876046 gene encoding caltractin — MRAAAIGMASSLPEPSQGSASQDPRLELTEEQKRDIRKAFDILDTDGDGRVDVKELKVTMRALGYEPRREEIKKMVSEIDKEGTGKISFSGFLRVITQKMVEKDSKEEILKVFKLFDDDETGKISFKNLKRVAKELGENLTDEELQEMINEVDRDEDGQVNEQEFLSIMSKTSLY, encoded by the exons ATGAGGGCAGCGGCCATAGGGATG GCTTCCAGCTTGCCGGAGCCCTCGCAGGGAAGCGCGTCCCAGGACCCCAGGCTGGAGCTCACCGAGGAGCAGAAGAGGGATATCCGCAAAGCTTTCGACATATTGGACACGGACGGCGATGGGCGTGTGGATGTGAAGGAGCTAAAG GTGACCATGAGAGCACTTGGGTATGAACCTAGAAGAGAAGAGATCAAGAAAATGGTATCAGAGATCGATAAGGAAGGAACAGGGAAAATCAGCTTCAGTGGCTTCTTAAGAGTGATAACACAGAAAATG GTTGAAAAAGATTCCAAAGAGGAGATTCTCAAAGTCTTCAAGCTCTTTGATGACGATGAAACTGGTAAAATCTCTTTCAAAAACCTCAAACGTGTTGCCAAAGAACTGGGGGAGAATCTCACGGATGAGGAGCTGCAG GAAATGATCAATGAAGTGGACAGAGACGAGGATGGGCAAGTGAACGAGCAGGAATTCCTGAGCATCATGAGCAAGACCAGCCTTTACTGA
- the LOC101875876 gene encoding LOW QUALITY PROTEIN: uncharacterized protein (The sequence of the model RefSeq protein was modified relative to this genomic sequence to represent the inferred CDS: inserted 2 bases in 2 codons; substituted 1 base at 1 genomic stop codon) has translation MADRKPESLHSSIGLLGISAGALLLAVHFYSLPRAAPLIPSTALGILLLVLSSLLAYAGIWRSLRNASLLLSLCLTISVFWCGYGVVFILEGQGVLKDTGSFRNAVVPGLVTFTLALLIIAAVGFLCGEVILAMIASAVSLASAHEVAMHYSPAFGSSAVACNYMVVCLVGGYFALGRMLYFLTKQKAALPGTHLAKKKSHEQIQPNSGSVNPFAVTGLILNMLPASVFGCRLLGVTSKLFIGQVPWLWAAGIYQIGICILSYRAMDVLMATFFGFTSILKLAGGYCLLYPTWQPEEPSFPTPFLVVFAILFAVLALFLTLKSPVDGLYLLVYVAYCIALACCPKGFFEGGPQGMDVAIFVASALMTLIHLYNAKAGAKIPTGNRAVKALLARSSFLKLREGPDLHAPYLGYSKYADAEVLGYACSVLASFAITMTGDPQAPLATVVIPWVVVAGGILKLLGGSVAFARGKTLESSAFILYAVMWIVWGLTRYAGLYGTTRSFHTAVGIIAFMLFNGFIVFCTLFLNIAWFFYSLTFFLITISFLLDAIHALPAGYDIAATLIFGLVSFYCFLSALCNSIFKGSCLPMGRPIVQLNGVGGGMTKCLHLPARKASSVKRIADILKNGGTCGIPTDTVYVLVAACNRPDAVEKAHQSKRQAQDRPMSLWISSLKQLEPAKHLFSPLLWDFMEAAWPSPISLVVPRGEWVDFLGMKDSAXYVGNPQSVAIRXPGCSVTTHLIDLVGPIVVTSANPTGEADTTHHNQVYAKLGDKVDAVLWXWASPETIASTVVTATKSQWKHGFFRVGIIPKSQ, from the exons ATGGCAGACAGGAAACCTGAGTCACTGCATTCCTCCATAGGGCTCTTGGGCATTTCCGCAG GAGCACTCTTACTGGCGGTGCATTTCTACAGCCTGCCCCGAGCAGCCCCTCTgatccccagcacagctctgggcaTCCTTCTGTTGGTTTTGTCATCTCTTTTGGCATACGCAG GAATTTGGAGAAGCCTGAGGAATGCCTCCCTGCTCCTATCCCTCTGCCTGACCATCTCAGTGTTCTGGTGTGGCTATGGAGTGGTGTTCATCCTGGAAGGGCAAGGAGTTTTGAAGGACACTGGCAGTTTCCGCAATGCCGTGGTGCCTGGCCTGGTCACCTTTACTTTGGCTCTCCTCATTATTGCAGCAGTGGGCTTCCTGTGCGGAGAGGTCATCCTAGCTATGATTGCTTCTGCTGTCTCACTTGCCAGTGCTCATGAAGTTGCCATGCATTACAGCCCAGCTTTTGGTTCCTCTGCTGTGGCTTGCAATTATATGGTTGTCTGCTTGGTTGGTGGCTACTTTGCTCTGGGCAGGATGCTCTATTTCCTAACCAAACAGAAAGCTGCCCTCCCCGGCACACATCTGGCCAAGAAAAAGAGCCATGAACAGATCCAACCCAACAGTGGCAGCGTGAATCCCTTTGCAGTCACGGGTCTCATCCTGAACATGCTGCCTGCCAGTGTCTTTGGCTGCAGGCTCCTGGGTGTCACCAGCAAACTCTTTATTGGTCAAGTGCCCTGGCTGTGGGCAGCTGGGATCTACCAGATCGGCATCTGCATCTTATCATACCGAGCCATGGATGTGCTTATGGCTACATTCTTTGGTTTCACTTCCATCCTGAAACTGGCTGGAGGCTATTGCCTTCTGTACCCAACCTGGCAGCCAGAGGAGCCATCTTTCCCTACTCCATTCCTGGTGGTTTTTGCGATTCTTTTTGCTGTCCTGGCTCTGTTCCTCACTCTGAAGAGCCCAGTGGATGGCCTCTATTTGCTGGTTTATGTGGCCTACTGCATTGCATTAGCTTGCTGCCCCAAGGGGTTTTTTGAAGGTGGACCCCAAGGCATGGATGTGGCCATCTTTGTGGCCTCAGCCTTGATGACTCTCATTCACCTGTACAATGCAAAAGCAGGTGCCAAGATCCCAACAGGGAACAGGGCTGTGAAGGCTCTGCTTGCTCGCAGCTCTTTCCTGAAGCTTCGTGAAGGGCCAGACCTTCATGCTCCCTACCTAGGGTATTCCAAGTATGCAGATGCAGAAGTACTTGGCTATGCATGCAGTGTCCTTGCTTCTTTTGCTATCACAATGACAGGGGACCCACAGGCTCCGCTTGCTACTGTTGTAATTCCATGGGTAGTGGTAGCTGGTGGGATCCTGAAGCTCCTAGGTGGCTCAGTGGCCTTTGCCCGGGGTAAAACCCTGGAGAGCAGTGCCTTCATCCTCTATGCTGTCATGTGGATCGTCTGGGGTTTGACACGATATGCAGGCCTCTATGGCACTACCAGAAGCTTCCACACAGCAGTAGGCATCATTGCTTTCATGCTCTTCAATGGCTTCATTGTCTTCTGCACACTCTTCTTAAACATCGCCTGGTTCTTTTACTCCCTCACCTTCTTCCTCATCACCATCAGCTTCTTGCTGGATGCCATCCATGCTCTTCCAGCTGGCTATGACATTGCTGCCACTCTCATCTTTGGTCTGGTCAGCTTTTACTGCTTCCTGTCTGCCCTTTGCAACAGCATCTTTAAGGGTTCCTGCTTACCAATGGGTAGACCCATTGTGCAGCTTAATGGTGTGGGGGGAGGAATGACCAAGTGCCTTCACCTGCCTGCCAGGAAAGCATCCTCAGTCAAGAGAATTGCAG ATATCCTGAAGAATGGAGGGACTTGCGGCATCCCCACAGATACTGTCTATGTGCTTGTGGCAGCCTGTAACCGCCCTGATGCTGTGGAGAAAGCTCACCA GTCCAAGCGCCAGGCTCAGGATCGCCCCATGTCACTCTGGATTTCTAGCCTAAAGCAACTGGAACCTGCAAAGCATTTGTTCAGTCCCCTCCTCTGGGACTTCATGGAGGCTGCCTGGCCATCTCCTATTAGCTTGGTGGTTCCAAGAG GTGAATGGGTGGACTTCCTGGGGATGAAGGACTCTG AATACGTGGGTAACCCTCAGAGTGTCGCCATCC ATCCTGGATGCTCTGTCACCACACACCTCATCGACCTG GTTGGTCCCATCGTGGTCACATCAGCTAACCCAACAGGAGAGGCAGACACAACCCATCACAACCAAGTGTATGCCAAGCTGGGAGATAAG GTGGATGCAGTTCTTTGGTGATGGGCTTCTCCAGAGACAATTGCTTCCACAGTTGTGACTGCCACCAAATCGCAATGGAAACATGGGTTCTTCAGAGTCGGCATCATCCCCAAGTCTCAG
- the LOC101872232 gene encoding glutamine amidotransferase-like class 1 domain-containing protein 3A, mitochondrial → MGKRVAVVLAGCGVYDGSEIHESSAVLVHLSREGAQAEFYAPDVDQMHVVDHVKGQPTQEKRNVLVESARIARGNIKDLAKLDVKGLDALIIPGGFGVAKNLSTWATQGKNCVISKAVEDVLKAFHAARKPIGLCCISPVLAAKIFPGCELTVGHDTECEKWPYAKTAETMKELGCKHVNKHVTEIHVDVKNKLVTTSAFMCNAPIHDIYDGIGKMVKEVVRLA, encoded by the exons ATGGGAAAGCGagtggctgtggtgctggctGGCTGCGGGGTGTACGATGGGAGTGAGATCCACGAGTCCTCGGCCGTGCTGGTGCATCTCAGCAGGGAAGGGGCACAG gcAGAGTTTTATGCTCCTGATGTTGACCAGATGCATGTGGTGGATCATGTGAAAGGGCAGCCAACGCAGGAGAAGCGCAATGTGCTGGTTGAAAGTGCCAGGATAGCCCGTGGCAACATCAAGGACCTAGCCAAGCTGGATGTCAAGGGGCTGGATGCCCTCATCATACCAG GTGGTTTTGGAGTGGCTAAAAACCTGAGTACTTGGGCTACCCAAGGCAAGAACTGCGTCATCTCCAAAGCAGTGGAGGATGTCCTGAAGGCATTCCATGCTGCCAGGAAGCCCATTGGCCTGTGCTGCATTTCCCCAGTACTGGCAGCCAAGATCTTCCCAGGCTGTGAGCTGACAGTGGGTCACGACACAGAGTGTGAGAA ATGGCCTTACGCCAAGACTGCAGAGACCATGAAGGAACTTGGTTGTAAGCATGTGAACAAACACGTCACCGAAATCCACGTGGATGTGAAGAACAAGCTGGTGACCACCAGTGCCTTCATGTGCAACGCCCCCATCCATGACATCTACGACGGCATTGGAAAGATGGTCAAAGAAGTGGTCAGACTTGCCTGA